A section of the Macadamia integrifolia cultivar HAES 741 chromosome 9, SCU_Mint_v3, whole genome shotgun sequence genome encodes:
- the LOC122088568 gene encoding transcription factor TGA2.2-like isoform X4, translating to MSFISENIYCRGWSEEKFFCMASRQRVGETGLSGSGPSNQHMPYAVLQGIGHPATNLINQQGPAFDFGELEEAIVLQGIKLGDDAKKAFFTARPAATLEMFPSWPMRFQQTSRGSSKSGEESSDSGSGLNTDAQLEPESPISNKAPPDQALDQRQLQVEMRKGAPSSTSEKVLDAKVMTLKTGGTLRRLAQNREAARKSRLRKKAYVQQLESSRIKLSQLEQDLQRARSQGLLLGVGGSSGGNISSGAALFDMEYGRWLEDEQRHMSELRTGLQAHLSDGELRLIVDRYLSHYDEIFHLKGVTVKSDVFHLITGMWNTPAERCFLWMGGFRPSELIKILMAELDAFTEQQLIGICSLKQSSQQAEEALSQGLEQLHHSLSDTIASDPLSSLGGDGIITNNNNHVADYMGQMALALAKLSNLEGFVRQADNLRQQTLHQIRRILTVRQAARSFLAIGEYYDRLRALSTLWATRPRENMIGDDSSYQTTTELQMVQTTQSHFSNY from the exons ATGAGCTTCATATCTGAAAATATTTACTGCAGAGG ATGGTCTGAGGAGAAGTTCTTTTGCATGGCGAGTCGTCAGAGAGTTGGAGAGACTGGTCTATCAGGTTCAGGACCATCAAATCAACATATGCCATATGCAGTTTTACAGGGGATTGGCCATCCTGCAACCAATTTAAT taaTCAGCAAGGACCTGCCTTTGATTTTGGAGAGTTGGAAGAGGCAATTGTTCTTCAAGGAATTAAGCTTGGTGATGATGCCAAAAAAG CTTTTTTCACAGCCAGGCCAGCTGCTACTCTGGAGATGTTCCCTTCATGGCCAATGAGATTCCAGCAGACTTCCAGA GGAAGTTCGAAGTCGGGAGAAGAGAGCAGTGATTCAGGATCTGGGCTGAATACTGATGCCCAGTTGGAACCAGAATCCCCTATCAGTAACAAGGCACCACCGGATCAGGCGCTTGATCAAAGGCAACTACAAGTAGAGATG AGGAAGGGCGCACCTAGTTCAACTTCAGAGAAAGTCCTTGATGCAAAGGTCATGACTTTGAAAACGGGAGGG ACGTTGAGACGTTTAGCCCAGAATAGAGAAGCAGCAAGGAAGAGTAGACTGAGAAAAAAG GCTTATGTACAGCAGCTAGAGTCTAGTCGGATAAAGCTTTCTCAACTAGAACAAGATCTTCAACGAGCCAGATCTCag GGTCTTTTATTGGGAGTGGGAGGTAGTTCAGGTGGAAACATCAGCTCCG GTGCGGCGTTATTCGACATGGAATATGGGAGATGGTTAGAGGATGAACAGAGGCACATGTCGGAGCTCCGGACAGGTTTACAGGCTCACCTATCGGACGGCGAACTGAGATTGATAGTGGATAGATACTTATCCCACTACGACGAGATCTTCCACCTCAAGGGAGTCACCGTCAAATCTGACGTCTTCCACCTTATCACCGGAATGTGGAACACTCCAGCTGAGCGCTGCTTCCTCTGGATGGGCGGCTTCCGTCCCTCAGAACTCATTAAg ATATTGATGGCAGAGTTGGATGCGTTCACGGAGCAGCAGTTGATAGGGATATGCAGCTTGAAGCAGTCGTCGCAGCAAGCGGAAGAGGCATTGTCACAGGGGCTGGAGCAGCTCCATCACTCTCTCTCTGACACAATCGCCTCagaccctctctcctccctgggTGGTGATGGAATCATCACCAACAACAATAACCACGTCGCTGACTACATGGGCCAGATGGCCCTCGCCCTCGCCAAACTCTCCAACCTCGAAGGTTTCGTCCGCCAG GCTGATAATTTGAGACAGCAAACACTTCACCAGATACGCCGGATCCTGACTGTTAGACAAGCAGCAAGATCTTTTCTTGCAATCGGGGAGTACTACGATAGGTTACGAGCCCTTAGTACCCTCTGGGCAACCCGTCCTCGAGA GAACATGATCGGGGATGATAGCTCATACCAAACGACGACAGAGTTGCAGATGGTCCAAACcacccaatcccatttttcaAACTACTGA
- the LOC122088568 gene encoding transcription factor TGA9-like isoform X3 has translation MASRQRVGETGLSGSGPSNQHMPYAVLQGIGHPATNLINQQGPAFDFGELEEAIVLQGIKLGDDAKKAFFTARPAATLEMFPSWPMRFQQTSRGSSKSGEESSDSGSGLNTDAQLEPESPISNKAPPDQALDQRQLQVEMASDDTFRTRLTPNQQANPLEKRKGAPSSTSEKVLDAKVMTLKTGGTLRRLAQNREAARKSRLRKKAYVQQLESSRIKLSQLEQDLQRARSQGLLLGVGGSSGGNISSGAALFDMEYGRWLEDEQRHMSELRTGLQAHLSDGELRLIVDRYLSHYDEIFHLKGVTVKSDVFHLITGMWNTPAERCFLWMGGFRPSELIKILMAELDAFTEQQLIGICSLKQSSQQAEEALSQGLEQLHHSLSDTIASDPLSSLGGDGIITNNNNHVADYMGQMALALAKLSNLEGFVRQADNLRQQTLHQIRRILTVRQAARSFLAIGEYYDRLRALSTLWATRPRENMIGDDSSYQTTTELQMVQTTQSHFSNY, from the exons ATGGCGAGTCGTCAGAGAGTTGGAGAGACTGGTCTATCAGGTTCAGGACCATCAAATCAACATATGCCATATGCAGTTTTACAGGGGATTGGCCATCCTGCAACCAATTTAAT taaTCAGCAAGGACCTGCCTTTGATTTTGGAGAGTTGGAAGAGGCAATTGTTCTTCAAGGAATTAAGCTTGGTGATGATGCCAAAAAAG CTTTTTTCACAGCCAGGCCAGCTGCTACTCTGGAGATGTTCCCTTCATGGCCAATGAGATTCCAGCAGACTTCCAGA GGAAGTTCGAAGTCGGGAGAAGAGAGCAGTGATTCAGGATCTGGGCTGAATACTGATGCCCAGTTGGAACCAGAATCCCCTATCAGTAACAAGGCACCACCGGATCAGGCGCTTGATCAAAGGCAACTACAAGTAGAGATGGCAAGTGATGATACTTTCAGAACTAGACTAACACCAAATCAACAAGCCAACCCACTGGAAAAG AGGAAGGGCGCACCTAGTTCAACTTCAGAGAAAGTCCTTGATGCAAAGGTCATGACTTTGAAAACGGGAGGG ACGTTGAGACGTTTAGCCCAGAATAGAGAAGCAGCAAGGAAGAGTAGACTGAGAAAAAAG GCTTATGTACAGCAGCTAGAGTCTAGTCGGATAAAGCTTTCTCAACTAGAACAAGATCTTCAACGAGCCAGATCTCag GGTCTTTTATTGGGAGTGGGAGGTAGTTCAGGTGGAAACATCAGCTCCG GTGCGGCGTTATTCGACATGGAATATGGGAGATGGTTAGAGGATGAACAGAGGCACATGTCGGAGCTCCGGACAGGTTTACAGGCTCACCTATCGGACGGCGAACTGAGATTGATAGTGGATAGATACTTATCCCACTACGACGAGATCTTCCACCTCAAGGGAGTCACCGTCAAATCTGACGTCTTCCACCTTATCACCGGAATGTGGAACACTCCAGCTGAGCGCTGCTTCCTCTGGATGGGCGGCTTCCGTCCCTCAGAACTCATTAAg ATATTGATGGCAGAGTTGGATGCGTTCACGGAGCAGCAGTTGATAGGGATATGCAGCTTGAAGCAGTCGTCGCAGCAAGCGGAAGAGGCATTGTCACAGGGGCTGGAGCAGCTCCATCACTCTCTCTCTGACACAATCGCCTCagaccctctctcctccctgggTGGTGATGGAATCATCACCAACAACAATAACCACGTCGCTGACTACATGGGCCAGATGGCCCTCGCCCTCGCCAAACTCTCCAACCTCGAAGGTTTCGTCCGCCAG GCTGATAATTTGAGACAGCAAACACTTCACCAGATACGCCGGATCCTGACTGTTAGACAAGCAGCAAGATCTTTTCTTGCAATCGGGGAGTACTACGATAGGTTACGAGCCCTTAGTACCCTCTGGGCAACCCGTCCTCGAGA GAACATGATCGGGGATGATAGCTCATACCAAACGACGACAGAGTTGCAGATGGTCCAAACcacccaatcccatttttcaAACTACTGA
- the LOC122088568 gene encoding transcription factor TGA9-like isoform X1, whose amino-acid sequence MSFISENIYCRGWSEEKFFCMASRQRVGETGLSGSGPSNQHMPYAVLQGIGHPATNLINQQGPAFDFGELEEAIVLQGIKLGDDAKKAFFTARPAATLEMFPSWPMRFQQTSRGSSKSGEESSDSGSGLNTDAQLEPESPISNKAPPDQALDQRQLQVEMASDDTFRTRLTPNQQANPLEKRKGAPSSTSEKVLDAKVMTLKTGGTLRRLAQNREAARKSRLRKKAYVQQLESSRIKLSQLEQDLQRARSQGLLLGVGGSSGGNISSGAALFDMEYGRWLEDEQRHMSELRTGLQAHLSDGELRLIVDRYLSHYDEIFHLKGVTVKSDVFHLITGMWNTPAERCFLWMGGFRPSELIKILMAELDAFTEQQLIGICSLKQSSQQAEEALSQGLEQLHHSLSDTIASDPLSSLGGDGIITNNNNHVADYMGQMALALAKLSNLEGFVRQADNLRQQTLHQIRRILTVRQAARSFLAIGEYYDRLRALSTLWATRPRENMIGDDSSYQTTTELQMVQTTQSHFSNY is encoded by the exons ATGAGCTTCATATCTGAAAATATTTACTGCAGAGG ATGGTCTGAGGAGAAGTTCTTTTGCATGGCGAGTCGTCAGAGAGTTGGAGAGACTGGTCTATCAGGTTCAGGACCATCAAATCAACATATGCCATATGCAGTTTTACAGGGGATTGGCCATCCTGCAACCAATTTAAT taaTCAGCAAGGACCTGCCTTTGATTTTGGAGAGTTGGAAGAGGCAATTGTTCTTCAAGGAATTAAGCTTGGTGATGATGCCAAAAAAG CTTTTTTCACAGCCAGGCCAGCTGCTACTCTGGAGATGTTCCCTTCATGGCCAATGAGATTCCAGCAGACTTCCAGA GGAAGTTCGAAGTCGGGAGAAGAGAGCAGTGATTCAGGATCTGGGCTGAATACTGATGCCCAGTTGGAACCAGAATCCCCTATCAGTAACAAGGCACCACCGGATCAGGCGCTTGATCAAAGGCAACTACAAGTAGAGATGGCAAGTGATGATACTTTCAGAACTAGACTAACACCAAATCAACAAGCCAACCCACTGGAAAAG AGGAAGGGCGCACCTAGTTCAACTTCAGAGAAAGTCCTTGATGCAAAGGTCATGACTTTGAAAACGGGAGGG ACGTTGAGACGTTTAGCCCAGAATAGAGAAGCAGCAAGGAAGAGTAGACTGAGAAAAAAG GCTTATGTACAGCAGCTAGAGTCTAGTCGGATAAAGCTTTCTCAACTAGAACAAGATCTTCAACGAGCCAGATCTCag GGTCTTTTATTGGGAGTGGGAGGTAGTTCAGGTGGAAACATCAGCTCCG GTGCGGCGTTATTCGACATGGAATATGGGAGATGGTTAGAGGATGAACAGAGGCACATGTCGGAGCTCCGGACAGGTTTACAGGCTCACCTATCGGACGGCGAACTGAGATTGATAGTGGATAGATACTTATCCCACTACGACGAGATCTTCCACCTCAAGGGAGTCACCGTCAAATCTGACGTCTTCCACCTTATCACCGGAATGTGGAACACTCCAGCTGAGCGCTGCTTCCTCTGGATGGGCGGCTTCCGTCCCTCAGAACTCATTAAg ATATTGATGGCAGAGTTGGATGCGTTCACGGAGCAGCAGTTGATAGGGATATGCAGCTTGAAGCAGTCGTCGCAGCAAGCGGAAGAGGCATTGTCACAGGGGCTGGAGCAGCTCCATCACTCTCTCTCTGACACAATCGCCTCagaccctctctcctccctgggTGGTGATGGAATCATCACCAACAACAATAACCACGTCGCTGACTACATGGGCCAGATGGCCCTCGCCCTCGCCAAACTCTCCAACCTCGAAGGTTTCGTCCGCCAG GCTGATAATTTGAGACAGCAAACACTTCACCAGATACGCCGGATCCTGACTGTTAGACAAGCAGCAAGATCTTTTCTTGCAATCGGGGAGTACTACGATAGGTTACGAGCCCTTAGTACCCTCTGGGCAACCCGTCCTCGAGA GAACATGATCGGGGATGATAGCTCATACCAAACGACGACAGAGTTGCAGATGGTCCAAACcacccaatcccatttttcaAACTACTGA
- the LOC122088568 gene encoding transcription factor TGA9-like isoform X2, whose protein sequence is MSFISENIYCRGWSEEKFFCMASRQRVGETGLSGSGPSNQHMPYAVLQGIGHPATNLINQQGPAFDFGELEEAIVLQGIKLGDDAKKAFFTARPAATLEMFPSWPMRFQQTSRGSSKSGEESSDSGSGLNTDAQLEPESPISNKAPPDQALDQRQLQVEMASDDTFRTRLTPNQQANPLEKRKGAPSSTSEKVLDAKTLRRLAQNREAARKSRLRKKAYVQQLESSRIKLSQLEQDLQRARSQGLLLGVGGSSGGNISSGAALFDMEYGRWLEDEQRHMSELRTGLQAHLSDGELRLIVDRYLSHYDEIFHLKGVTVKSDVFHLITGMWNTPAERCFLWMGGFRPSELIKILMAELDAFTEQQLIGICSLKQSSQQAEEALSQGLEQLHHSLSDTIASDPLSSLGGDGIITNNNNHVADYMGQMALALAKLSNLEGFVRQADNLRQQTLHQIRRILTVRQAARSFLAIGEYYDRLRALSTLWATRPRENMIGDDSSYQTTTELQMVQTTQSHFSNY, encoded by the exons ATGAGCTTCATATCTGAAAATATTTACTGCAGAGG ATGGTCTGAGGAGAAGTTCTTTTGCATGGCGAGTCGTCAGAGAGTTGGAGAGACTGGTCTATCAGGTTCAGGACCATCAAATCAACATATGCCATATGCAGTTTTACAGGGGATTGGCCATCCTGCAACCAATTTAAT taaTCAGCAAGGACCTGCCTTTGATTTTGGAGAGTTGGAAGAGGCAATTGTTCTTCAAGGAATTAAGCTTGGTGATGATGCCAAAAAAG CTTTTTTCACAGCCAGGCCAGCTGCTACTCTGGAGATGTTCCCTTCATGGCCAATGAGATTCCAGCAGACTTCCAGA GGAAGTTCGAAGTCGGGAGAAGAGAGCAGTGATTCAGGATCTGGGCTGAATACTGATGCCCAGTTGGAACCAGAATCCCCTATCAGTAACAAGGCACCACCGGATCAGGCGCTTGATCAAAGGCAACTACAAGTAGAGATGGCAAGTGATGATACTTTCAGAACTAGACTAACACCAAATCAACAAGCCAACCCACTGGAAAAG AGGAAGGGCGCACCTAGTTCAACTTCAGAGAAAGTCCTTGATGCAAAG ACGTTGAGACGTTTAGCCCAGAATAGAGAAGCAGCAAGGAAGAGTAGACTGAGAAAAAAG GCTTATGTACAGCAGCTAGAGTCTAGTCGGATAAAGCTTTCTCAACTAGAACAAGATCTTCAACGAGCCAGATCTCag GGTCTTTTATTGGGAGTGGGAGGTAGTTCAGGTGGAAACATCAGCTCCG GTGCGGCGTTATTCGACATGGAATATGGGAGATGGTTAGAGGATGAACAGAGGCACATGTCGGAGCTCCGGACAGGTTTACAGGCTCACCTATCGGACGGCGAACTGAGATTGATAGTGGATAGATACTTATCCCACTACGACGAGATCTTCCACCTCAAGGGAGTCACCGTCAAATCTGACGTCTTCCACCTTATCACCGGAATGTGGAACACTCCAGCTGAGCGCTGCTTCCTCTGGATGGGCGGCTTCCGTCCCTCAGAACTCATTAAg ATATTGATGGCAGAGTTGGATGCGTTCACGGAGCAGCAGTTGATAGGGATATGCAGCTTGAAGCAGTCGTCGCAGCAAGCGGAAGAGGCATTGTCACAGGGGCTGGAGCAGCTCCATCACTCTCTCTCTGACACAATCGCCTCagaccctctctcctccctgggTGGTGATGGAATCATCACCAACAACAATAACCACGTCGCTGACTACATGGGCCAGATGGCCCTCGCCCTCGCCAAACTCTCCAACCTCGAAGGTTTCGTCCGCCAG GCTGATAATTTGAGACAGCAAACACTTCACCAGATACGCCGGATCCTGACTGTTAGACAAGCAGCAAGATCTTTTCTTGCAATCGGGGAGTACTACGATAGGTTACGAGCCCTTAGTACCCTCTGGGCAACCCGTCCTCGAGA GAACATGATCGGGGATGATAGCTCATACCAAACGACGACAGAGTTGCAGATGGTCCAAACcacccaatcccatttttcaAACTACTGA
- the LOC122088568 gene encoding transcription factor TGA2.2-like isoform X5, with protein sequence MSFISENIYCRGWSEEKFFCMASRQRVGETGLSGSGPSNQHMPYAVLQGIGHPATNLINQQGPAFDFGELEEAIVLQGIKLGDDAKKAFFTARPAATLEMFPSWPMRFQQTSRGSSKSGEESSDSGSGLNTDAQLEPESPISNKAPPDQALDQRQLQVEMRKGAPSSTSEKVLDAKTLRRLAQNREAARKSRLRKKAYVQQLESSRIKLSQLEQDLQRARSQGLLLGVGGSSGGNISSGAALFDMEYGRWLEDEQRHMSELRTGLQAHLSDGELRLIVDRYLSHYDEIFHLKGVTVKSDVFHLITGMWNTPAERCFLWMGGFRPSELIKILMAELDAFTEQQLIGICSLKQSSQQAEEALSQGLEQLHHSLSDTIASDPLSSLGGDGIITNNNNHVADYMGQMALALAKLSNLEGFVRQADNLRQQTLHQIRRILTVRQAARSFLAIGEYYDRLRALSTLWATRPRENMIGDDSSYQTTTELQMVQTTQSHFSNY encoded by the exons ATGAGCTTCATATCTGAAAATATTTACTGCAGAGG ATGGTCTGAGGAGAAGTTCTTTTGCATGGCGAGTCGTCAGAGAGTTGGAGAGACTGGTCTATCAGGTTCAGGACCATCAAATCAACATATGCCATATGCAGTTTTACAGGGGATTGGCCATCCTGCAACCAATTTAAT taaTCAGCAAGGACCTGCCTTTGATTTTGGAGAGTTGGAAGAGGCAATTGTTCTTCAAGGAATTAAGCTTGGTGATGATGCCAAAAAAG CTTTTTTCACAGCCAGGCCAGCTGCTACTCTGGAGATGTTCCCTTCATGGCCAATGAGATTCCAGCAGACTTCCAGA GGAAGTTCGAAGTCGGGAGAAGAGAGCAGTGATTCAGGATCTGGGCTGAATACTGATGCCCAGTTGGAACCAGAATCCCCTATCAGTAACAAGGCACCACCGGATCAGGCGCTTGATCAAAGGCAACTACAAGTAGAGATG AGGAAGGGCGCACCTAGTTCAACTTCAGAGAAAGTCCTTGATGCAAAG ACGTTGAGACGTTTAGCCCAGAATAGAGAAGCAGCAAGGAAGAGTAGACTGAGAAAAAAG GCTTATGTACAGCAGCTAGAGTCTAGTCGGATAAAGCTTTCTCAACTAGAACAAGATCTTCAACGAGCCAGATCTCag GGTCTTTTATTGGGAGTGGGAGGTAGTTCAGGTGGAAACATCAGCTCCG GTGCGGCGTTATTCGACATGGAATATGGGAGATGGTTAGAGGATGAACAGAGGCACATGTCGGAGCTCCGGACAGGTTTACAGGCTCACCTATCGGACGGCGAACTGAGATTGATAGTGGATAGATACTTATCCCACTACGACGAGATCTTCCACCTCAAGGGAGTCACCGTCAAATCTGACGTCTTCCACCTTATCACCGGAATGTGGAACACTCCAGCTGAGCGCTGCTTCCTCTGGATGGGCGGCTTCCGTCCCTCAGAACTCATTAAg ATATTGATGGCAGAGTTGGATGCGTTCACGGAGCAGCAGTTGATAGGGATATGCAGCTTGAAGCAGTCGTCGCAGCAAGCGGAAGAGGCATTGTCACAGGGGCTGGAGCAGCTCCATCACTCTCTCTCTGACACAATCGCCTCagaccctctctcctccctgggTGGTGATGGAATCATCACCAACAACAATAACCACGTCGCTGACTACATGGGCCAGATGGCCCTCGCCCTCGCCAAACTCTCCAACCTCGAAGGTTTCGTCCGCCAG GCTGATAATTTGAGACAGCAAACACTTCACCAGATACGCCGGATCCTGACTGTTAGACAAGCAGCAAGATCTTTTCTTGCAATCGGGGAGTACTACGATAGGTTACGAGCCCTTAGTACCCTCTGGGCAACCCGTCCTCGAGA GAACATGATCGGGGATGATAGCTCATACCAAACGACGACAGAGTTGCAGATGGTCCAAACcacccaatcccatttttcaAACTACTGA